The Cellulomonas oligotrophica sequence CGAGAAGTTCACGATCCCCGGGAGCCCCGTGGAGCAGGGGCACCTCATCCCTGCCCGCGTGGCCCCAGATGTCCGGGCTGCGCTTGCCCGTGCGACGCGTGACGTCCTCGACGCGGTGGGACTGACGGACGGGCCCGCGCACACAGAGCTCATTGCCAGCGAGGACGGTCCCCGGCTCGTGGAGAGCCACGACCGGCTCGGTGGTGACCGCATCGCACTTCTTGTCGAGCTAGCAACCGGAGTCGGGTACACCGAGCTCGTCGCTCGCCATGGTGCGCGTCTGCCCATCGCCCCTGCCGAGGTCGTGCCCACCCGCGACCGCGCCGCCGCGGTCTGGTACTCAGCGTCGGCACCAGCGACACCGGCCACCGTCGGCGACGTCGCGGGCGTCGACGAGGCGCGCGGACTGCCCGGGGTTGAACGCGTGGAGGTACTCAAACCGGTCGGGACGTCCATGCGGCCTATCGCCGGCAGCTTCGACCGTCCAGCGCTCGCGCTGGCGACGGCGAACGACCCTGACGCGGCCGTGGCCACGGCGCGAGACGCCGCCGATCTCGTCTCGTTCACCTACGCGCCTACAACAAGATGACCGAAGGACGGCAAGTCCTGCTGACTCCGACGGGTGTGGACGAGATGGCGCTCGATGGTTGCCGCCCAGTTGGCCGGCTGGAACGAGCTGAGCAGGCCCGCGTAGTGATCGTCGACGAGCGCGGCGGCTGGTCCCGGCCGTCAGCCGGGCGCAACCGGCGCGGTCGTCAGCACGTCGCTGCACGACGAAGGGCCCCTCGTGAGAGGGGCCCTTCGTCGTTCCCGGGATCGGGCCCGGTCCGTGCGGCGCGTCGTCAGGAACGACGGCCCGCGACGCTCGTGTAGACGACCACGAGGACGGCTGCGAGCGCGACCTGGAGGACGATCTCGATCCAGTCGATCCCGTCGGTGGTCGCGACGCCGACGATCTGGGCGAGCCAGGTGCCGATGAGGGCCGCGACGATGCCGAGCAGGATGGTCACGATGATCGAGATCTTCTGCTTGCCCTTGACGAGCAGGCGGCCGAGGGCGCCGATGATCGCGCCGACGATGATGGCGCTGATGATGCCGCTGACGGTCATGTGTCCGTACTCCTTGTCCGTGGGCCCGGAGGGTGAGGGCCTCGCGGTGAAAACTAGGGCAGTTCGGGCAGGTCCGCGCGTCGAGATGCACGACAGGCCCACGGAACACGCCCGCGGAAGTTGTCCGACGAGTAGTTTCGTGCCGGGCGCCGTCGCCCTGCGCGTGCCAGGTCCGCACCCCTCGCGGACCCCGTCCCGTCCACCGCGAGGAGCCTCGTGCCTGTCGTCCCGGTCGTGCCCGCACCGCTCGTCGTCGAGGAGCTGGCGGAGGCGCCGTTCCTGGTGACACCGACCACGACGGTCGTGGTCGACGCCGACGCCGAGCTGCTGCCCAACGCCGTGCTCACGGCGGACCTGCTCGGCCGGGTCACCGGTCAGGCCGTCGAGGTGCGGTACGCCGAGCTCGACGCACCGGGGGTCGTGCGGATGCGGCTGGCCGACGACCTGCCGGCCGGCGACGAGGCCTACCGGGTCGTCGTCGGCTCCGGGCGCGTGCTGCTCGAGGGCCGCACGCCGCAGGCGCTGGTCCGCGCGGTGGTGACGCTGCGGCAGCTCGTCGTGGAGCTGCCCGACGGCGGGATCGAGGTGCCGGCCGTGCGGGTCGAGGACGCCCCGCGCTACGGCTGGCGGGGGCTGTCGCTGGACGTGGCCCGCCACTTCGTGCCCGTCGCGGACCTCAAGGTCCTGCTCGGGATGATGACGCACTACAAGCTCAACGTGCTGCACCTGCACCTCACGGACGACCAGGCGTGGCGGATCGACCTGCCGTCGCGGCCCGAGCTCGTGCGTCGCTCGTCGTCGTGGTCGGTGGGCGGCGACCCGGGCGGGCACTACACGCGCGCCGACTGGGACGACATGCTGGCGTACGCCGAGGCCCGCGGTGTGCGGGTGGTGCCGGAGATCGACGTGCCGGGGCACGTGAACGCGGCCCTGCACGCCTACGGCGAGCTGACGCCGTCGGGGGAGCCCGCCGCGGAGTACCTGGGCATCGACGTCGGTTTCAGCCGCCTGCACGACGACCTGCCCGCGACGCACGCGTTCCTCGCGGACGTGTTCGGCGACGTCGCGCAGATGACGCCCGGCGATCACGTGCACATCGGCGGCGACGAGGTCCTCACCATGGACCACGACGAGTACGCGCGGCTGGTGCGGGCCGCGGCGGCGGCGGTGACGGCGCACGGCAAGACGGTCGTCGGCTGGCAGGAGGTCGCGGGCGTCGAGGGGCTGCCGCCCGGGACGGTCGTGCAGTACTGGGACACGCGCGAGGACCCCGCGCCGTTCGTCGAGGCCGCCCGGCGGGGCGCGCGCATCCTGCTCTCGCCGGGGTCGCGGGTGTACCTGGACATGAAGTACCACCCGGGGTATCCGCTGGGGCTGGAGTGGGCGGGGCACGTCGAGCTGCTCGACGCCTACGACTGGGAGCCGTCCACCCTCGTCGAGGGCCTGCCGCCGGAGGCCGTCGAGGGCGTCGAGGCGGCGGTGTGGACCGAGACCCTGCGCTCGCTGGACGACCTGACGACGATGCTGCTCCCGCGCCTGGCGGCCGTCGCCGAGGTCGCGTGGAGCGCACCGGAGCGGCGGGACGCCGAAGGGTTCCTCGACCGGCTCACCGCCCACGGGCGGCACTGGGACCAGCTGGGCTTCCGCTGGCACCGCTCGCCGCAGGGCCGGTGGTGAGCCGTCAGATCCAGGTCGGCAGCCACATGCGGATGTGCCACTGCTGCCACGGCACGACCCAGCCGGCCCACACGGGGTAGAAGAAGGCGCTGACGGCGACGACCAGGGCCACGAACACCCCCACCGCGATCACGGCCCGCCGGTGCGCGCGCACCTCGTGCCGTCGCGCCGGGTCGGGCCGGGGGCCGATCAGCAGGCCCAGCACGTAGACGAGCGTGAGCACGACCCACGGCACGAACGCGACGGAGTAGAACGTGAAGATCGTGCGGTGCGCGTACAGGAACCACGGCGCCCACCCGGCGACGATGCCGGACAGCACCGCGGCGGCGCGCCAGTCGCGGTAGCGGACCAGCCAGAACAGCGCCACGAGCACCGCCGCGGCCCCGGCCCACCAGAGCAGAGGGTTGCCGAGCGCGAGGATCGCCTGCGAGCACGCGTCCGCCCCGCAGGCCTGCTGCGCGGCGTCACCGGTGAGCGACGACACCTCGGACGGGTAGAAGTACGACGTGGGTCGCCACTGCACGATCCAGCCCAGGGGGTGCGCCGCGTACGAGTGCGGGGTCTCCAGGCCGTTGTGGAAGCGCCACATGTCCTCGTGGTAGTGCCACAGCGACCGCAGCGCCGGGGGCAGCCAGGCCACGCCCTGGTCGGGGTTCTCCACGGCCCACTGCCGGCCCCACGCCTGCGGCGAGGCGAACCACGACCACCACGTGCCGACGTACACCACGGCGGCGGTGCCGACCATCGTGACGAACGCGGGCACGCCGTCGCGCAGCACCCCCGACCAGAACCAGTGCCGGGTGCCGGCCGTGCGCCGCGCCGCCACGTCCCAGACGACGACCATGACGCCGAAGACCGCGAGGAAGTACATCCCCGACCACTTCGTGCCGATCGCCAGGCCCAGGAGCACGCCGGCGGCCAGGCGCCACCACCGCACGCCGAGCCCGGGGCCCCACGCGAGCACGCCCGGCGCGGCGGCGAGGGCGTCGGCCGTGCGGTCCGCGAGCCGTCGGCGCGCCTGGTCCCGGTCGAGGACGAGCGCACCGAACGCGGCCAGGACGAAGAACATGAGGAACGGGTCGAGCAGGCTGATCCGCGAGTGCACGATCGCCTGCCCGTCCACCGCGAGCAGCAGGCCGGCCGTGGCGCCCAGCGCCGTCGAGGCGAACAGCCGCCGCCCGATCCGGGCGATCATCAGGACCGCGAGCGTCCCGCACACCGCCGCGGCGAACCGCCACGCGAACGAGGACTCGACGCCGCCGCCCAGCCGGATGCCGAGCGCGATCATCCACTTGCCCACCGGCGGGTGGACCACGTACTCGGGGTCGGTGCCGAGCAGGCTCGTGTCGCCGGCGGCGAACGCGGGGTTCGCGTCCTCGCCCCACGCACCCTCGTACCCGAGGGTGAGCAGGGAGAACGCCTGCTTGACGTAGTACGTCTCGTCGAACACGAGCTCGTGCGGGCGCGCGAGGTCCCAGAACCGCAGGACGCCGGCCAGCACCGTGACGGCCAGCGCCCACAGCCACCCGGTCAGGCGGGCCCGGGGCGTCGCGTCGAGGGTCAGCGCGTCCTCGCCCAGCAGGCGGCGCAGCAGGCTCGTGCGCGTGACCGGTTCGGGCTCGTCGGCGTCGGGCCCGGCGGGCGGTCCGTCCGGCGTCGGACCGGTCGGGGGGTCGAGGACGTCGACGGGGGAGCCGCCGGCGCCGGGGCGGTCCGGCTCGGCCGGCCCTCCGGGCGCGGGGGCTTCCCCGGCGTGCGGGGCGGGGCTCGTCGGTTCCGCGCCGGCCGGCGCGGGGCGCTCCGGCTCGCGCTCGGCATCGGTGGGCGGCACCCGGCCATGGTAGGGGTGAAGGCCGTGCGTGCCGAGGAGCGCGTGCTGTGCTGCGCGTGCCGTGCCGCGCGTGCCGCGCCGTGCGCGCCGGGTGGCAGGCTGGGGCGGTGACCGTCGAGACCCGGGGCCGCCTCGTGCTGGCCGCCACCCCCATCGGCGACGTCGAGGACGCCTCCGCCCGCCTGCGCCGCCTCCTCGTCGAGGCCGACGTCGTGGCCGCCGAGGACACCCGCCGCACGCGGGCCCTGGCCGCCCGGCTCGGCCTGACCATCGGCGGACGCGTGGTGAGCCACCACGAGCACAACGAGGAGGGGCGGACCGCCGAGCTCCTCGAGGTCGTCGCGGGCGGCGGCACCGTCCTCGTGGTCAGCGACGCCGGCATGCCCGCCGTGTCCGACCCCGGCTTCCGCGTGGTGCAGGCGGCGGTGGCCGCGGGGCTGCCCGTGACCGTCGCACCCGGGCCCAGCGCGGTGCTCACCGCCCTCGCGCTGTCCGGGCTGCCCACCGACCGGTTCTGCTTCGAGGGGTTCCTGCCCCGCCGGCCCGGGGACCGGGCGCGCGCGCTGGCGGCGCTGGCCGACGAGCGGCGCACGGCCGTCTTCTTCGAGGCGCCGCACCGGGTCGCGGAGACCCTCGACGCGATGGTCGAGGCCTACGGCGCCGAGCGGCCGGCGGCCGTGTGCCGCGAGCTGACCAAGACCTACGAGGAGGTGCGCCGCGGTCCGCTCGCCGAGCTGGCCGCGTGGGCGCACGCGGGCGAGGTGCGCGGGGAGGTCGTGCTCGTCGTCGGCGGCGCGCCCGCACCCACCGGCGCGACGGTGCCCGACCTGGTGCCCGAGGTGCTGGCACGCGTCGACGGCGGGGAACGGCTCAAGGTCGTCGTCGCCGAGGTCGCCGAGATCGCCGGCGTGCCCAAGCGGGACCTGTACGCCGCCGCGCTCGCGGCCCGCACCCGCTGACGGCGGTCTACGCCCGCGTCGAGTCCACCAGCACCGCGCCGGCTGCCGCCATCGCCTCGCGCGCGGCCGCACCCTGCTCGGGCGTCACCGGCACCGTGAGGTCCGTCAGCACCCGCGTGCGCAGGCCCAGGGCCAGGGCGTCGAGCGCCGTGGCGCGCACGCAGTGGGACTCGGCGATGCCCACCACGTCGACGTCCGTGACGCCCGCGTCGGCGAGCACAGCGGCGAGCGCGCGGCCGTCGGGCGCGACACCCTCGAACCCGGAGTACGCCGCCGCGTACTCGCCCTTCTTCACACCGACGTCGGCCCGCAGGTCCGCCAGGGCGGGGTGCAGCTCGGCCTCGGGCGTGCCGACGACGGCGTGCGGCGGCCAGGTGTCCACGTAGTCCGGGGTCTCGGAGAAGTGCTCGCCCGGGTCGACGTGCCAGTCCTGCGTCGTCACCACGAGCGCGTACCGGCCGCGGTGCGTGGCCGCGTAGCGGGCGATCGCGGCGGCCACGGCGTCGCCGCCGGCCACGGCCAGCGCACCGCCCTCGCAGAACGTGGGCTGGACGTCGACAACCACCAGCGCGCGGCCGGCGGGGGTGCTCTGCTCGCTCGGTACCTCGGTCATGGGTCGATCCTGCCACCGTCCGGCACCGGGCCGGCGGGCCGTGCGCCGCGCGGGGAGCGGCGGCCCGGGGCACCCTGGTCAGGGCGGGTGCGACCGGCCGGCGGGGGCCGCGCCGGGCCGGGCCGACGACGGCGACGAGGAGGCGTGATGCGCGCACGTGGTGGACCGTGGCACGGCGCCGCACGAGGGGGCCGTGCGGGCCTCGCGCCGGTGCTCCTGGGCCTGGCGCTCGCGGCCGGGTGCACCGCACCGGCGCCTGCGCCGACGGCCGTGGCCTCCGCGTCCGTGGCCCCGCCCACCGCGACGCGGACCGCCCCGGCGACCCGGGCGCCGGGTCCCACGCCGAGCCCGGCGCCCACGGTCCGGGACGTGCCGACCGTGCAGGTCCGGTCCGTCGAGGAGGTCGCCTCGGGGCTGGCCGTGCCCTGGGGGCTGGCGTTCCTGCCGGACGGCCGCGCGGTCGTGACCCTGCGGGACGCGGCGCGCCTGGTGCTCGTGGCGGCCGACGGCACCGTCACGGACGTCACCGGCCCCGGGGCGGACGAGGTCGCGGCCGCCACGGTGCCGCGCAGCGAGGGCGGGCTGCTGGGCGTGGCCGTGGTGCCCGGTGCCGAGCCCGGCGGGCCGGTCGACGTCGTGCTCCACCTGACGGCCGCGCAGGACAACCGCGTGCTGCGCGCCACGCTCGACGGATCCGTCCTCGGGCCCACCCGCGTGCTGGTCGAGGGCATCCCGAAGGGGGCCAACCACAACGGCGGCCGGCTCGCGTTCGGGCCCGACGGGCACCTGTACGTCACGACGGGCGACACGTACGCGACCGGCCTGGCGCCCGACCCCGCGAGCCTGGGCGGCAAGGTCCTGCGCGTGACCGCCGACGGCGCGCCCGCACCGGGCAACCCCGACCCGTCCTCGCCGGTGTGGACCCGCGGGCACCGCAACGTGCAGGGCATCGGCTGGGCGCCCGACGGGCGGGCCGTCGCCTCGGAGTTCGGCCAGGACACGTGGGACGAGCTCAACGTGCTGCACGCGGGCGCCGACTACGGGTGGCCGGCCGTCGAGGGGACGGGCGGGGCCGCGTCGGGGTTCGTCGACCCCGTCGCCGTGTGGTCCACGGACGAGGCGTCGCCGAGCGGGCTCGCGGTGACGGACGAGGGCGTGTACCTGGCGGGGCTGCGCGGGCGGACCCTGTGGCGGGTGCCGCTGCGGCCCGTGCCGGCGGGCGCGCTCGACGACCCGGCCGCGGACGCCGCGGGGTTCGGCGAGCCGCAGCCGCTGCTGGCGGGCGAGCACGGGCGCCTGCGGGCGGTGGAGGTCGCCCCGGACGGGTCGCTGTGGGTGCTCACGGGCAACACCGACGGCCGCGGCGACCCCGCGCCGGGCGACGACCGGGTGCTGCGCGTCGAGGTCGGCTGACCAGTCCGGGTGACCAGGGCGGCTGACCAGGTCCGACGCGGGCGGTGCGCCCGGAGGGTGGGACGCGCGCCGCGACGGGCTGCCGGACACGCCGCACGCCACGCCGGGGAGCGGCCCCCGCACGGCGTGCCTGCTCGACCGGATCGTCCGGATAGGTACTGTTCACCCCCGACCGCACGTCCGACCGTCGCACGGGCCGGCCCGCCCGGTCCGACGCCGTCCGTCGCGCCCTCGCGCGACCACGAGGAGCCGCCATGCCCGCCAAGGCCAAGAGCGTCCTGATGTGGCTCGTCGTCATCTTCCTCGTCTACGCCGTCGCGACGAACCCCGACCGCGCCGCCGAGGTCGTCCGCTCGCTGTGGGACCTGGTGTTCGGCGCGCTGAGCGGCTTCGCGCAGTTCTTCAGCTACCTCGCGTCCTGAGGCCGCCCGGCCGGTGACGGCCGGACGGCGGACGGCGCGCGGGCCACGGGAGCCAGCAGGGGAGCAGGCGAGACGATGTCGATGACGCAGGACCGTGCCGAGCGCATCGTCGCCGGCCACCGACAGCTGCGGCGCTACGTCCTGGCCGACGAGCGCGTCGTGCTGGCGACGCGGCGGCACTGGGCCAAGCTCTTCGAGCCGATCGTCAGCACCGCGCTCGTGGTGGTCGTCGTCGGCTGGGTCGTGCTCGTCCTGTCGCCGCGGCTGGGCGACGGGGTCGGCGTGCTGTGGTGGGTGGCGATCGCCGCGCTGGCCCGGCTGGGCTGGTACGTGCTGCTGTGGCGCGTGGAGTGGTTCGTCGCGACCGACAAGCGCATGCTCCTGCTCACCGGGCTGATCACCCACCAGGTCGCGATGATGCCGATGATCAAGGTCACCGACATGCGGTACTCGCGGTCGATCCTCGGCCAGGTGCTCGGTTACGGCGAGTTCCTGCTCGAGTCCGCGGGCCAGGACCAGGCGTTGCGGCGGATCGCCTGGGTGGACCACCCGGACGAGACCTACCGGGACCTGTGCGCGACGATCTTCACGCCGACGGCCCCGCGCGCCGTCGACCCCGAGGACGGCGACCCGGACGCGGGGGCGGAGCCTCCCGTCGTGCACGCACCGCCGAGCCTGGCCCCCGCAGCGCCCTCGGCCGCGCAGCCCCCGGCCGCCGCGCCGCTCGCGGGTCCCGGCCCGTCGCCGCGGGCCGCATCGCCGCGCCCGGCCGCACCGACCCAGCCGCTGCGCCCGTCGCCCGTCGAGCACGACGCCCCCGCGCGCCCGGCGGCGCCGGCGCGGGCCGTGATCGTGCCCGACGACGACTCGGGCCCGGTGTGGGACTCGTCCGAGCCGTCGACCTTCGTCCGGCTGGGCGCGCGCGAGGCGGGGCGGCACGAGCGGCGGGACGACGACGGGCCGGGTGGCCCGCGCACCTAGGATCGGGGCCATGTCCCGCATCCTGTCCGCCGTCGCGTGGCCCTACGCCAACGGCCCCCGTCACATCGGTCACGTCGCCGGCTTCGGCGTCCCCTCGGACGTGTTCAGCCGGTACATGCGCATGGCGGGCCACGACGTGCTGATGGTCTCGGGCACCGACGAGCACGGGACGCCCATCCTCGTGCAGGCCGACAAGGAGGGCGTCAGCGCCCAGGAGCTCGCCGACCGGTACAACCGGGTCATCGTCGAGGACCTCACGGCGCTGGGGCTGTCGTACGACCTGTTCACGCGCACGACGACGCGCAACCACTACGCGGTCGTGCAGGAGATGTTCCGCACGGTCCACAAGAACGGGTACATGGTCGAGCGCACCACGATGGGTGCGGTCAGCCCGTCGACGGGGCGCACGCTGCCGGACCGCTACATCGAGGGCACGTGCCCGATCTGCGGCTACGACGGCGCCCGCGGCGACCAGTGCGACAACTGCGGCAACCAGCTCGACGCGATCGAGCTGAAGAACCCCCGCAGCAAGATCAACGGCGAGACGCCGGTGTTCGTCGAGTCCGAGCACTTCTTCCTCGACCTGCCGGCGTTCGTCGACGCGCTGTCGCAGTGGCTGGGCACGCGCAGCGCGTGGCGCCCCAACGTGCTGAAGTTCTCGCAGAACCTGCTCGAGGACGTCCGCCCGCGCGCGATGACGCGGGACATCGACTGGGGCATCCCGGTGCCGCTGCCCGGCTGGGAGGAGAACTCCTCCAAGCGCCTGTACGTGTGGTTCGACGCGGTGATCGGGTACCTGTCGGCGTCGGTGGAGTGGGCGCGACGCACGGGCGACCCGGACGCGTGGCGGCAGTGGTGGAACGACCCGCAGGCCCTGTCGTACTACTTCATGGGCAAGGACAACATCACGTTCCACTCCCAGATCTGGCCGGCCGAGCTGCTGGGCTACGACGGGAAGGGTGCGCGGGGCGGCGAGCCGGGGGCCTTCGGCACGCTGAACCTGCCGACCGAGGTGGTCTCGAGCGAGTTCCTCAACGTCGAGGGCAAGCAGTTCTCGTCCTCGCGCGGCGTGGTCATCTACGTGCGGGACATGCTGGCGCGGTACCAGCCGGACGCGCTGCGGTACTACATCTCCGCGGCCGGGCCCGAGACGCAGGACGTCGACTTCACGTGGGCGGAGTTCAAGCGCCGCACCAACGACGAGCTCGTCGCCGGCTGGGGCAACCTCGTCAACCGCACCGCGAGCATGGTGCACAAGGGCTTCGGCGAGATCCCGACGCCGGGCGAGCGCCAGCCCGTGGACGACGCGCTGCTCGCGCACGTGCGCGGCGCGTTCGGCACCGTCGGCGAGCTCGTGGGCGCGCACCGGCAGCGGGCCGCGCTCGGCGAGGCGATGCGCGCGGTGCAGGAGGCCAACCGGTACGTCTCGGAGACCGAGCCGTGGAAGCTCAAGTCGGACCCCGACCGGCTCGCGACCGTGCTGCACACCACGACGCAGGCGGTCAGCGACCTCAACACGATGCTCGCGCCGTTCCTGCCGTTCGCCGCGCAGAAGGTGCACGAGACCCTCGGCGGCACGGGCACGTTCTCGCCCGCGCCGCGCATCGACGAGGTCGACGACCTCGACGACGCGTCGCGGCACTACCCGGTGATCACGGGCGACTACCGCCTCGGCGAGACGGTCGCGGCGTGGCAGCCGCGCGCGGTCGTGCCGGGCACGCCCGTCGGGAAGCCGACGCCGGTGTTCACCAAGCTCGACGACGCGATCGTCGAGGAGGAGCTCGAGCGGCTGCGGCAGGGCTGATGGGACGCAAGCAGCGCGAGCGCGGCTGGCCGGCCCCGCCCGAGCCGCTGCCGCTGCCCGTCGTCGACGACCACACCCATCTGGACGCGGTCGTCGACGTGGCGGCCGACGGCTGGGACGGGACGGGCACGCTGGAGGCGTCCCCCGACCTCGTCGCGCACCTGAAGCGCGCGGCGGCGGTCGGGGTGCCGCGGATGGTCCAGGTCGGGTGCGACCTGGAGGCCGTGGCGTGGACCGACGTGGCGGTGCGGCTGCACCCGCAGCTGCTGGGGGCCGTGGCGATCCACCCCAACGAGGCCGTCCTGCACGCGGGCGTGCGCGAGGTCGCCCCCGACGGGCTCGACCCCGACCCGCAGCCACGGCACGAGGTGGGCCTGGACGACGCGATCGGCCGGGTCGCGGAGGTCGCGCGCGCCAACCCGCGCGTGCGGGCCGTGGGGGAGACGGGCCTGGACTTCTTCCGCGCCGGCGAGCGGGGACGCGCGGTGCAGCGCGAGGCGTTCCGGGCGCACGTCGCGCTGGCCAAGGAGCTGGGGCTGGCCCTGCAGATCCACGACCGTGACGCGCACGCCGAGGTCGTCGAGGTGCTGCTGGCGGACGGTGCGCCCGAGCGCACGGTCTTCCACTGCTTCTCGGGCGGCGTGGAGCTGGCGCGCACCGCGGCCGAGCACGGGTGGTTCTGCTCGTTCGCGGGGCCGGTGTCGTTCCCCGCGAACGAGGAGCTGCGCGCGGCCCTGCGCGCGCTGCCGCCCGAGCTGGTGCTCGTCGAGACCGACGCCCCGTACCTGACGGTGCACCCGTACCGGGGGCGGCCCAACGCGCCGTACCTGCTGCCCGGCACGGTCCGCACGGTCGCCGAGGTCACGGGCCGCCCGCTGGAGCGGGTCTGCGCGGACCTGTCCGCCGCCGCCGAGGCCGTCTACGGCACCTGGTGAGGGTGACGCTGCCGCCGTCGGGTTCCCCTGACGGTCACGGATCGGTTACGGTCGGGCCGGGAACAGCGTCCCTCCCGCCGACCCGAAGGACACCGTGAGCCGTCACGACGACGACCCGGGCCGTGGCCAGCCGCGCCGTGGCCGACTTCCCCGAGCCGCCGCGCAGGCGGCCGTGCTCGCCGTCGTCGTCGGCGGGACCACCGCCTTCACCGCCATGCACAAGGACGTCACGGTCGACGTCGACGGCCAGGAGGTCCAGGTCCAGGCCTTCGGCCGGACGGTCGCGGACGTGCTCGCGGCGGCGGACGTGCAGGTCGGCGAGGGCGACCTCGTGGCCCCGTCGCTCGACGCCGCGGTCTCGCGCTCCGGTCTCGTCGTGGTGCGCCACGGGCGCGAGCTGGAGCTCGAGCTCGACGGCGAGGAGCAGACCGTCTGGACGACCGCGCTGACCGTCGGCGAGGCGGTCGACGCCCTCGGGCTGCGCGAGGGCGTGCGGCTGTCCGCGTCGCGCTCGGCGGAGGTCGGCCGCGACGTGCTGCGGGTCTCGACGCAGAAGTCGATCCACCTGGTCGTCGACGGCCAGGTCATCGACGGTGTGAGCAGCGGCGCGACGGTCCGCGAGGCGCTCAAGGACATCGGCCTGGTGCTCGAGGAGGGCGACCAGGTCTCCGTGCCGCTCGACGCGGCCGCGGTCGACGGGCTGGTCGTGCTGGTCACGCGCGCGGCGTCGGGCGGGGAGACGGTCACCGAGGCGATGCCGTTCGAGGAGGAGCGCGTCGAGGACGACACGCTCACCAAGGGCACCGAGCTCGTCAGCCAGGCGGGGCGCGCGGGGGTCCGCACGACGACGTACCGGCTCGACGTGGTCGGCGGCGTCGTCGTGGGCCGCACGGTCGTGGCGTCCGTCGTCACGACCCCGCCGGTGAAGCAGGTCGTGCGGGTCGGCACCGCGGACCTGCCGCCCGTGGGCGCGGTCGACCCGGGCAGCGCGCAGGCGCTGGGCCGCTCGATGGCCGCGCAGCGCGGCTGGGGCGACGACCAGTTCGCCTGCCTGCTGGCGCTGTGGAACAAGGAGTCGGGCTGGCGGTGGAACGCCGAGAACGCGTCCTCGGGCGCGTACGGCATCCCGCAGTCGCTGCCGGGCTCCAAGATGGCCACGGCGGGCGCCGACTGGCGCACCAACCCCGCGACGCAGATCGAGTGGGGCCTGGGCTACATCGCCGGCCGGTACGGCACGCCCTGCGGCGCGTGGGCGCACTCCCAGGACGTGGGCTGGTACTGAGCCGTACCGCACGACGCGGCGGACCACCCCACGGGCTTCCTGTCGCGCCTGCGTGACGCGTCTCTCGTCCGGCGGGGGTTGGCACCAGGGTCACGATTCCGTTACGGTCGCGTGTCGCTATTGACCCGCGAGCCGCGTGGTCGATCTCGACGACGGAGGCGCTCGCG is a genomic window containing:
- a CDS encoding ubiquitin-like domain-containing protein, which encodes MSRHDDDPGRGQPRRGRLPRAAAQAAVLAVVVGGTTAFTAMHKDVTVDVDGQEVQVQAFGRTVADVLAAADVQVGEGDLVAPSLDAAVSRSGLVVVRHGRELELELDGEEQTVWTTALTVGEAVDALGLREGVRLSASRSAEVGRDVLRVSTQKSIHLVVDGQVIDGVSSGATVREALKDIGLVLEEGDQVSVPLDAAAVDGLVVLVTRAASGGETVTEAMPFEEERVEDDTLTKGTELVSQAGRAGVRTTTYRLDVVGGVVVGRTVVASVVTTPPVKQVVRVGTADLPPVGAVDPGSAQALGRSMAAQRGWGDDQFACLLALWNKESGWRWNAENASSGAYGIPQSLPGSKMATAGADWRTNPATQIEWGLGYIAGRYGTPCGAWAHSQDVGWY
- a CDS encoding TatD family hydrolase; this translates as MGRKQRERGWPAPPEPLPLPVVDDHTHLDAVVDVAADGWDGTGTLEASPDLVAHLKRAAAVGVPRMVQVGCDLEAVAWTDVAVRLHPQLLGAVAIHPNEAVLHAGVREVAPDGLDPDPQPRHEVGLDDAIGRVAEVARANPRVRAVGETGLDFFRAGERGRAVQREAFRAHVALAKELGLALQIHDRDAHAEVVEVLLADGAPERTVFHCFSGGVELARTAAEHGWFCSFAGPVSFPANEELRAALRALPPELVLVETDAPYLTVHPYRGRPNAPYLLPGTVRTVAEVTGRPLERVCADLSAAAEAVYGTW
- the metG gene encoding methionine--tRNA ligase, which gives rise to MSRILSAVAWPYANGPRHIGHVAGFGVPSDVFSRYMRMAGHDVLMVSGTDEHGTPILVQADKEGVSAQELADRYNRVIVEDLTALGLSYDLFTRTTTRNHYAVVQEMFRTVHKNGYMVERTTMGAVSPSTGRTLPDRYIEGTCPICGYDGARGDQCDNCGNQLDAIELKNPRSKINGETPVFVESEHFFLDLPAFVDALSQWLGTRSAWRPNVLKFSQNLLEDVRPRAMTRDIDWGIPVPLPGWEENSSKRLYVWFDAVIGYLSASVEWARRTGDPDAWRQWWNDPQALSYYFMGKDNITFHSQIWPAELLGYDGKGARGGEPGAFGTLNLPTEVVSSEFLNVEGKQFSSSRGVVIYVRDMLARYQPDALRYYISAAGPETQDVDFTWAEFKRRTNDELVAGWGNLVNRTASMVHKGFGEIPTPGERQPVDDALLAHVRGAFGTVGELVGAHRQRAALGEAMRAVQEANRYVSETEPWKLKSDPDRLATVLHTTTQAVSDLNTMLAPFLPFAAQKVHETLGGTGTFSPAPRIDEVDDLDDASRHYPVITGDYRLGETVAAWQPRAVVPGTPVGKPTPVFTKLDDAIVEEELERLRQG